A single genomic interval of Epinephelus fuscoguttatus linkage group LG22, E.fuscoguttatus.final_Chr_v1 harbors:
- the LOC125882874 gene encoding zinc finger protein 14-like, which produces MESPYRTENDSPLLLPSLRLFIPPLRLVSAAMWQVVQRGSVQDYGMVEEFISTVSELVPDLLNADQKAQLLLGLRARVVLELCRAEQIRDTETIEMHLERIKSLISTWAAQPCFAEVEFPESNFVDQVELLMKDSEEKEKFFQDVFPTDFGPEYDSALQVLMLDFLSRLEKLLPVPDIQQTASMLSAVPSALEECVHSVPDPQHLKTVLLYHTTLGHFDLSDETQTIPSSFGNCILSSLSLPQLEKVVIDADQIQLQPPSEQMQGCMTVQVEGETVTLLDYIQIEQPSGLVDPDDEAENEVNEDGAEDGAEDVADALKPAAFQPLKQSKRLQVKRRAITDKDFTTEKRQRKKYPNNKTCPVCNKVFLRAAAMRRHQETHSANREFKYKCANCDKRFRDHYDMNRHNMRVHEKEGIGNNGKEEDAEDPSTSEMSENKNCALCGKYFGRRVDMERHMRSHSEDRPYSCCFCEKKFKNPYVLKRHQKEICKSRELKRPKKREVLRLNPQPPSEGSTEGKVCPICSRILPCTADIAKHLRSHTEERPFICITCEKGFKYKDTLKKHQIIHGHEGIREEQSKTVEQILAEADAGIFDKKDKNPDAPADACEDSPSEPVQKVKKKALKVCPVCSRAFDSVKTLNRHIQCHTEDRPYHCIHCKKRFKHMHGLKRHQIYAICHKKITRFSWKKEQRAGPSQSEVTSTDPQQGPPLKIPVWCSNCGKHFEYPSALKEHQENVCKVEVSEIMKCDDCGKEFKSMTMLKVHQRIHDPLYCKECGKILANEPAFERHKLMHRPMQCTMCDQTFTLLRRLREHYEKQHEFTGPYPCAQCDKTFIQLSYLAIHQRIHKGEFPYICSMCPEKFRSSNCLTVHQRKHTGEKPFLCWQCGKCYRSASELTVHMGTHSEERPWACTQCDMAYRTKLQLTNHVEQIHIGVRYPCNSCGKQFMKETSLKRHELIHTGERPHQCTVCGKTFLTANELRLHNRYHTGERPYKCEVCGKAFIQSGYLKSHMRIHTGEKPFKCDICDKGFRLSYHMKKHRRTHAGKPKTYICEDCGLGFLLKKSLWEHSLSHEVKVEPSFTDEVRIEFQ; this is translated from the exons ATGGAGAGCCCGTATCGCACCGAAAACG ACTCCCCCCTTCTGCTGCCGTCTCTCCGCCTCTTCATCCCTCCTCTGCGCCTGGTGTCTGCAGCCATGTGGCAGGTCGTGCAGAGGGGCAGCGTGCAGGACTACGGGATGGTGGAGGAGTTCATCAGTACAGTTTCAGAGCTCGTACCTGATCTTTTGAATGCAGATCAGAAagctcagctcctcctgggcCTCAGAGCGCGG GTGGTTCTTGAATTGTGTCGTGCTGAGCAGATAAGAGATACAGAAACCATCGAGATGCACCTGGAGCGGATCAAGTCTCTCATATCCACCTGGGCCGCACAG CCGTGTTTTGCAGAAGTCGAGTTTCCAGAATCCAACTTTGTGGATCAGGTTGAATTGCTGATGAAAGACTCTGAAGAGAAGGAGAAGTTTTTCCAG GATGTTTTCCCTACGGATTTCGGGCCTGAGTATGACAGCGCTCTACAGGTGCTAATGCTGGATTTCCTGTCCAGACTGGAGAAGCTTCTTCCAGTGCCAGACATTCAGCAG ACTGCGTCCATGCTCAGTGCCGTTCCATCTGCACTGGAGGAGTGTGTGCACTCTGTTCCTGACCCTCAGCACCTGAAGACTGTGCTCCTGTACCACACGACACTGGGACATTTCGACTTATCTG ATGAAACTCAGACCATTCCGTCTTCCTTTGGGAACTGCATCCTGTCCTCGCTGTCCCTCCCTCAGCTGGAGAAGGTCGTCATCGACGCAGATCAAATACAGTTGCAGCCTCCGTCAGAGCAGATGCAGGGCTGTATGACCGTCCAGGTGGAGGGGGAAACTGTGACGCTGCTGGACTACATACAGATCGAGCAGCCGTCAGGTTTGGTCGATCCTGATGACGAAGCAGAAAATGAAGTAAACGAGGATGGAGCTGAGGATGGAGCTGAGGACGTCGCTGACGCCTTGAAGCCAGCTGCTTTTCAACCACTGAAACAAAGCAAAAGGCTCCAGGTGAAAAGAAGAGCCATAACGGATAAAGACTTTACGACCGAGAAGAGGCAAAGAAAAAAGTACCCCAATAATAAGACTTGTCCTGTGTGTAATAAGGTTTTCCTGCGGGCTGCGGCCATGAGACGCCACCAGGAGACTCATTCTGCCAATCGGGAATTTAAGTACAAGTGTGCAAACTGTGACAAAAGATTCAGGGACCATTACGACATGAACCGACACAACATGCGCGTTCATGAAAAGGAAGGGATCGGTAACAATGGTAAAGAGGAGGACGCAGAAGATCCCAGCACTTctgagatgtcagaaaacaaaaactgcgCTCTGTGTGGGAAGTACTTTGGCCGTCGCGTTGACATGGAGCGACACATGAGGTCGCACTCTGAGGACCGCCCGTATAGCTGTTGTTTCTGTGAGAAGAAGTTTAAGAATCCTTACGTTTTAAAGAGACACCAGAAGGAGATCTGTAAGAGCAGAGAGCTGAAAAGGCCGAAGAAGAGGGAGGTGCTGCGCTTAAATCCACAGCCACCGTCAGAGGGGTCGACGGAGGGCAAAGTCTGTCCCATTTGCAGCAGGATCTTACCGTGCACTGCGGACATTGCAAAGCATTTACGGTCTCACACGGAGGAGCGTCCTTTTATTTGCATCACCTGTGAGAAGGGCTTCAAGTacaaggacacgttgaagaagcATCAGATCATTCACGGTCACGAGGGgatcagagaggagcagagcaagACGGTGGAGCAGATTTTGGCTGAAGCTGATGCAGGTATATTTGATAAGAAAGACAAAAATCCAGACGCACCTGCAGACGCTTGTGAGGACTCTCCATCTGAGCCTGTGCAGAAAGTCAAGAAAAAAGCCCTCAAAGTGTGTCCCGTGTGTTCGCGGGCATTCGACAGCGTCAAAACACTAAACAGGCACATACAGTGTCACACAGAGGACCGTCCGTATCACTGCATCCACTGCAAGAAGCGTTTCAAACACATGCACGGGCTGAAAAGACACCAGATTTACGCCATCTGTCACAAGAAAATCACCCGATTCTCTTGGAAGAAGGAGCAGAGGGCGGGGCCCAGCCAGAGCGAGGTAACCAGCACCGACCCTCAACAGGGGCCGCCTCTGAAAATACCCGTGTGGTGTTCAAACTGCGGCAAACACTTCGAGTACCCGTCGGCTTTGAAGGAGCACcaagaaaatgtttgcaaagTGGAAGTGAGCGAAATCATGAAATGTGACGACTGCGGGAAAGAGTTTAAGAGCATGACGATGCTCAAAGTGCACCAGAGGATTCACGACCCGCTCTACTGCAAAGAGTGCGGGAAGATACTCGCCAACGAGCCCGCATTCGAGAGGCACAAGCTCATGCACAGACCGATGCAGTGCACCATGTGCGATCAGACTTTTACTCTGTTGAGGCGCTTGAGGGAACACTACGAGAAGCAGCACGAGTTCACCGGGCCGTATCCGTGCGCTCAGTGCGACAAAACCTTCATCCAGCTCTCCTACCTCGCCATCCACCAGAGAATCCACAAAGGAGAGTTCCCGTACATCTGTAGCATGTGTCCGGAGAAGTTCAGGTCGTCCAACTGTCTGACGGTCCATCAGAGGAAACACACGGGGGAGAAACCGTTCCTCTGCTGGCAGTGTGGGAAGTGTTACCGCTCGGCCTCGGAGCTCACTGTGCACATGGGAACCCACTCCGAGGAGCGACCCTGGGCGTGCACACAGTGCGACATGGCTTACCGCACCAAGCTGCAGCTGACAAACCACGTGGAACAAATCCACATCGGCGTCCGGTATCCCTGCAACAGCTGCGGGAAGCAGTTCATGAAGGAGACGTCGCTGAAGAGGCACGAGCTCATCCACACAGGCGAGAGGCCGCACCAGTGCACGGTGTGCGGGAAGACCTTCCTGACCGCCAACGAGCTCCGACTACATAACCGCTACCACACCGGCGAGCGTCCGTACAAGTGCGAAGTGTGCGGGAAAGCCTTCATTCAGTCGGGTTATCTGAAGTCGCACATGCGCATTCACACGGGAGAGAAGCCATTTAAATGTGACATATGTGACAAAGGCTTCCGGTTGTCGTATCACATGAAGAAACACAGGAGGACTCACGCTGGGAAGCCAAAGACCTACATATGTGAGGACTGCGGGTTAGGGTTCCTCCTCAAGAAGTCCCTGTGGGAACACTCGCTCAGTCATGAGGTCAAAGTGGAGCCATCCTTCACTGATGAAGTCAGAATAGAATTTCAATAG